Below is a window of Clostridium sp. JN-1 DNA.
GAAATACCTCTAGTGTTCATAAGAGCTCCTTACATAACCAAAGTAAATGAAAATGTAAAAGTGTTGTGTAAAGTCAATGAGAATATAGTTGCAGTAAGAGAAAATAATATGCTTGCAACTTCATTTCATCCTGAACTAACTGGCAATTTAAAATTTCATGAATATTTTATCAATATGTGTAAGTAGTAATGATCATAATCCTATGAACTTAGTTTTTCAGGTTCAATAAAATAGCTTAGGGGGCTGTTGCACTAAGAGTAATTTATACAATATGTTGTACTGATTTTTGATTTGCAAAACAACATATTGTATGTAAATTACTTAATGCAACAGTCCCTTACTTTATTATTAATAAAATAGTATTGAAAATAATTTGAGAAAGGAATAATATAATATTATGGATTACAATTGTAATTAAGCTTTAGGAGGAATATTTATGTCAAACATACCTAAAATATCTGAAGCCGAGTGGGAAGTAATGAAAATTATATGGAGCAAAAATCCTTGCTCGGCAAACGAAATAATAAAACAATTGGAAGATAGTACAAGTTGGAAACCTAAAACAGTTAAATCACTTATAAGCAGGCTTTTAAAGAAAAATATAATTGGATTTAATGAAGAAGGCAGAACTTATTATTATTATCCTTTATTTGATGAAAAAGAGT
It encodes the following:
- a CDS encoding BlaI/MecI/CopY family transcriptional regulator, which translates into the protein MSNIPKISEAEWEVMKIIWSKNPCSANEIIKQLEDSTSWKPKTVKSLISRLLKKNIIGFNEEGRTYYYYPLFDEKECVRQESSSFIKRVYNGAAKNMLLNFIEDNKLTEEDLDDLRKILNDKD